One Ignavibacteria bacterium DNA window includes the following coding sequences:
- the treZ gene encoding malto-oligosyltrehalose trehalohydrolase, with translation MPADKIRQLEEQHAIKTRRYPIGAEIQKDGGVHFRLWAPDHKKAEVVLEEEGQAQGRSYGMTSEGNGYFSVLVERAKEGTLYRFRIDNGKYLLPDPASRYQPEGPHGPSQVVDSEKFQWGDSRWKGLEPKGQVIYEMHIGTFTREGTYLSAVKELKHLKEIGITVLELMPVAEFSGNFGWGYDGVDLFAPMHVYGKPDDLRIFIDQAHKEGLGVILDVVYNHFGPDGNYLKEFTSHYFTDKYKNEWGEAINFDGENSAPVREFFIANARYWVDEFHFDGLRLDATQQIFDDSETHVLAEITKTVRLAGKNRRTFIVAENEPQKAKLVEPLEKKGYGMDCLWNDDLHHSAMVALTGHNEAYYTDYLGKPQEFISAFKYGYLYQGQYYRWQKKHRGTQSFHLRPGNFCTFIQNHDQIANSGRGQRIHELTSPGKYKAMTALFLLAPGTPMLFQGQEFASSNPFYYFADHNKELAQKVAEGRSEFLAQFPSLATPEMQWCLPDPASQRTFERSKIDFAERQSHAAIYKMHRDLLTLRREDPVLSRQERRMMDGAVLADEAFLLRFFDDDGSDRLLIVNLGRDIELIIVPEPLLAPPEGRIWKTLWASEKPEYGGCGSPDVQAEGAWRIQGHAAVLLMAKKVENPSETKKSKSEEQ, from the coding sequence ATGCCGGCAGACAAGATCAGGCAGCTTGAAGAACAGCATGCCATAAAAACCAGAAGGTATCCCATTGGAGCAGAGATTCAAAAGGACGGGGGTGTGCATTTCCGGCTTTGGGCACCGGATCATAAAAAGGCGGAGGTCGTCCTTGAAGAAGAGGGGCAGGCACAGGGCCGTTCTTACGGAATGACTTCAGAAGGCAACGGGTACTTTTCAGTGCTTGTGGAAAGAGCTAAGGAAGGAACACTTTACCGCTTCAGGATTGATAACGGTAAATATCTTCTTCCCGATCCTGCCAGCCGCTACCAGCCGGAAGGGCCTCACGGGCCTTCGCAGGTTGTTGATTCTGAAAAATTTCAGTGGGGCGACTCCCGCTGGAAAGGCTTGGAACCTAAAGGGCAGGTCATCTATGAGATGCATATCGGCACCTTTACACGCGAAGGGACTTATCTTTCGGCCGTTAAGGAATTAAAACACCTCAAAGAAATTGGCATTACAGTTTTGGAACTGATGCCGGTTGCAGAGTTTTCAGGAAATTTCGGCTGGGGCTATGACGGGGTCGACCTCTTTGCCCCGATGCATGTTTATGGAAAGCCGGATGACCTCAGGATTTTTATAGACCAGGCGCATAAAGAAGGACTTGGCGTCATACTGGACGTAGTCTATAACCACTTTGGGCCTGACGGGAATTACCTGAAAGAATTTACTTCCCATTATTTTACAGATAAATATAAAAATGAATGGGGTGAAGCAATAAATTTTGACGGGGAGAATTCTGCTCCGGTAAGGGAATTCTTTATTGCAAACGCCAGATACTGGGTTGACGAGTTCCACTTCGACGGACTCAGGCTGGATGCAACTCAGCAGATATTCGACGACTCTGAAACACATGTGCTTGCTGAAATAACAAAAACAGTAAGACTTGCCGGCAAAAACCGCAGGACGTTTATTGTTGCTGAAAACGAGCCCCAGAAGGCAAAGCTCGTAGAACCCCTTGAGAAAAAGGGCTACGGTATGGACTGCCTCTGGAATGACGACCTGCACCATAGCGCTATGGTTGCTCTCACAGGACACAATGAGGCCTACTATACGGATTACCTTGGAAAACCGCAGGAGTTTATTTCAGCTTTCAAGTACGGTTACCTCTATCAGGGGCAGTATTACAGGTGGCAGAAAAAACACCGCGGAACGCAGAGCTTCCACCTGAGGCCCGGGAACTTCTGTACTTTTATACAAAACCACGACCAGATTGCAAACTCCGGGCGCGGGCAGAGAATTCATGAACTGACCTCTCCCGGCAAATACAAGGCAATGACGGCTCTTTTCCTCCTTGCACCCGGAACACCAATGCTTTTCCAGGGACAGGAATTTGCCTCTTCAAACCCGTTCTATTATTTCGCGGACCACAATAAGGAACTGGCACAGAAGGTCGCAGAAGGACGCTCGGAATTCCTGGCTCAGTTCCCCAGCCTTGCCACGCCTGAGATGCAGTGGTGCCTTCCCGATCCGGCAAGCCAAAGAACATTTGAACGCTCAAAGATCGACTTCGCCGAAAGGCAGAGCCATGCCGCAATTTATAAAATGCACAGGGACCTTCTGACGTTAAGACGTGAGGACCCTGTCCTAAGCCGCCAGGAACGCCGGATGATGGATGGCGCTGTACTGGCCGATGAAGCTTTTCTGCTGAGATTTTTTGATGATGATGGCAGCGACAGGCTTTTAATTGTAAATCTTGGACGGGATATTGAGCTTATAATTGTACCCGAGCCCCTGCTTGCACCTCCTGAAGGGAGAATCTGGAAGACACTTTGGGCAAGCGAAAAACCAGAATACGGTGGCTGCGGAAGCCCCGACGTTCAGGCAGAAGGCGCCTGGAGAATACAGGGGCATGCGGCTGTGCTTTTAATGGCAAAGAAAGTTGAAAATCCATCTGAAACCAAAAAAAGTAAAAGTGAAGAACAGTAA
- a CDS encoding glycogen debranching protein has product MNILVRSLPWKKEKDGSLEPLLTREWLVSNGLGGYASGSISGVVTRRYHGLLISALPAPHGRMVMLNHLSEQILFPDGTKVQLGSEERAESVLEIPGAGHLAEFRLDQGLPVWKFEINGVTLEKTLLMPHMQNTVHVNYRITSGQGPVTLLVRPSMHFRPHEAAVSEELHKPYVLTVINDRFEVSAGTDLPSLRMLLYGERATLTSDKGSVRELFYRIEAERGYDSRGLLWSPGYFSTELDGTHDATLVASTESWQTILALQPKEAMDAEKERRRRLISAACPETEDHEISEFVLAADQFIITPAGRVEDAARARASGDEVRTVIAGYHWFTDWGRDTMISLEGLTLATGRHNEAGWILRTFAHYVKDGLIPNMFPEGEKQGLYHTADATLWFFHALDRYLNLTGDRETLRLILPKLKSIIDYHIRGTRFNIGVDPKDGLLRQGQEGYQLTWMDAKVEDWVVTPRRGKAVEINALWYNALCLMEGWLSEEEGDESAGQVREHSQRVRESFNKRFWYEPGGYLYDVVDGEKGDDSSCRPNQVFAISLPNPVLNRDKWEPVMQVVQERLLTPMGLRSLAPGNPDYKAKYFGDLRARDAAYHQGTVWAWLIGPFIDAWLKLNDNDTKGARRFLEGFNHHLNEACIGSISEIFDAEQPFTPRGCIAQAWSVAEVLRCLVKTRD; this is encoded by the coding sequence ATGAATATACTAGTGCGCTCACTGCCCTGGAAGAAAGAAAAAGACGGAAGCCTGGAGCCGCTGCTGACACGCGAATGGCTCGTGTCAAACGGCCTCGGGGGCTACGCCTCAGGAAGCATCTCGGGAGTGGTTACAAGGCGTTATCATGGTCTTTTAATCTCTGCACTGCCCGCGCCGCACGGGCGCATGGTAATGCTGAACCACCTCTCAGAACAGATTCTTTTCCCCGACGGCACAAAGGTCCAGCTGGGCTCAGAGGAAAGGGCCGAGAGCGTGCTCGAAATCCCGGGAGCGGGGCACCTTGCCGAATTCCGCCTCGACCAGGGACTCCCGGTCTGGAAATTTGAAATAAACGGAGTTACTCTGGAAAAAACCCTCCTTATGCCTCATATGCAGAATACGGTTCACGTAAACTACAGGATTACCTCGGGCCAGGGCCCCGTTACACTGCTGGTGCGACCTTCAATGCACTTCAGGCCGCATGAGGCTGCTGTAAGCGAAGAGCTCCATAAGCCTTATGTCCTTACAGTAATAAACGACCGCTTCGAGGTCTCGGCCGGAACGGACCTTCCCTCTTTAAGAATGCTTCTCTACGGCGAAAGAGCAACACTTACTTCGGACAAAGGAAGTGTAAGAGAGCTCTTCTACAGAATAGAGGCCGAACGCGGCTATGATTCGAGAGGACTGCTCTGGAGCCCGGGATACTTTTCAACCGAGCTCGACGGCACCCACGACGCAACACTGGTGGCATCAACCGAATCGTGGCAGACAATACTTGCACTCCAGCCTAAGGAAGCTATGGATGCCGAAAAAGAAAGAAGAAGAAGACTGATATCTGCGGCCTGCCCTGAGACGGAAGATCATGAGATATCGGAGTTTGTGCTTGCTGCAGACCAGTTTATTATTACACCCGCTGGCCGCGTTGAAGATGCCGCGCGTGCGCGTGCCTCTGGCGACGAGGTAAGAACGGTTATAGCAGGCTACCACTGGTTTACAGACTGGGGGCGCGACACCATGATAAGCCTTGAGGGCCTGACACTTGCTACGGGCCGCCATAATGAGGCGGGATGGATATTAAGGACATTTGCACATTACGTAAAAGACGGACTTATCCCAAACATGTTCCCCGAAGGAGAAAAGCAGGGCCTTTATCATACGGCTGATGCAACACTGTGGTTTTTCCACGCTCTCGACAGATACCTTAACCTTACAGGCGACAGAGAAACACTCAGACTCATACTTCCAAAACTTAAAAGCATCATCGACTACCACATACGCGGCACTAGATTTAATATTGGCGTTGATCCAAAGGACGGGCTTTTAAGACAGGGACAGGAAGGCTATCAGCTGACATGGATGGATGCAAAGGTTGAGGACTGGGTGGTAACGCCAAGGCGCGGTAAGGCTGTTGAAATAAATGCCCTCTGGTATAATGCACTCTGCCTCATGGAAGGATGGCTGTCTGAGGAAGAAGGAGATGAGTCGGCAGGACAGGTTAGAGAACATTCGCAGCGTGTCAGGGAGTCATTCAATAAGCGCTTCTGGTACGAGCCGGGGGGATATCTTTATGACGTTGTAGACGGTGAAAAAGGCGACGACTCCTCCTGCCGGCCGAACCAGGTCTTTGCAATTTCACTTCCAAACCCAGTGCTTAACCGGGATAAGTGGGAACCTGTAATGCAGGTGGTTCAGGAGAGGCTCCTTACCCCAATGGGCCTGAGATCCCTGGCGCCGGGCAATCCTGACTATAAAGCAAAATATTTCGGTGATCTGAGGGCGCGTGATGCCGCCTACCACCAGGGGACTGTCTGGGCATGGCTCATCGGGCCTTTTATTGATGCATGGCTGAAACTAAATGACAACGATACCAAAGGAGCCCGCAGATTTTTAGAAGGGTTTAATCACCACCTTAACGAAGCCTGCATAGGATCAATAAGCGAGATCTTTGATGCCGAGCAGCCATTTACCCCCAGAGGCTGCATAGCACAGGCCTGGAGCGTGGCCGAGGTCTTGAGATGCCTCGTTAAGACAAGAGATTAA
- a CDS encoding 4Fe-4S ferredoxin: MKRKVVKIDEDLCDGCGVCIPNCAEGALQLIDGKARLISDLFCDGLGACLGHCPQGAIEIEEREAEAYDEKKVMDYIVKGGRNVILAHLTHMKEHNELGYLKEAIEYLRENGIEVPAELTAGGSHPHHAGCPGSRTLEIKRPQERKKENSPARESLLRQWPVQLHLLNPSASYFNNADVLLAADCTAFAAGDFHQDYLDGKTLAIACPKLDQGKDIYLKKLQMMIEDSGIRSITVLIMEVPCCRGLLQLAQQAVALSGRELPVNVIVLNIQGEKILEREV; the protein is encoded by the coding sequence ATGAAAAGAAAAGTAGTTAAAATAGACGAGGACCTCTGCGACGGCTGCGGAGTTTGCATTCCTAACTGCGCCGAAGGAGCCCTGCAGTTAATTGACGGCAAGGCGCGACTTATAAGTGACCTGTTCTGTGACGGACTGGGTGCATGCCTTGGGCACTGCCCGCAGGGAGCAATTGAAATTGAGGAAAGGGAAGCTGAAGCCTACGATGAGAAGAAGGTAATGGATTACATTGTAAAAGGGGGAAGGAATGTCATTTTAGCCCACCTCACGCACATGAAAGAGCACAATGAACTGGGCTACCTTAAAGAAGCAATTGAATACCTGAGGGAAAACGGTATTGAAGTGCCCGCAGAACTCACGGCCGGCGGAAGCCATCCGCATCACGCAGGGTGCCCCGGTTCGCGCACGCTTGAAATTAAAAGGCCGCAGGAAAGGAAAAAGGAAAATTCTCCGGCAAGGGAATCCCTTCTCAGGCAGTGGCCCGTTCAGCTTCATCTCTTAAATCCTTCTGCCTCATATTTTAACAATGCCGACGTGCTCCTGGCAGCCGACTGTACGGCATTTGCCGCCGGGGATTTTCATCAGGATTATCTTGACGGCAAGACCCTTGCCATTGCATGCCCGAAGCTCGATCAGGGAAAAGACATTTATCTTAAGAAGCTTCAGATGATGATTGAAGACTCGGGTATCAGGTCCATTACCGTTTTAATTATGGAAGTGCCCTGCTGCCGGGGTCTTTTGCAGCTTGCCCAGCAGGCGGTTGCACTCTCAGGCAGGGAATTGCCGGTAAATGTTATAGTCCTGAATATTCAGGGGGAGAAGATTCTGGAAAGGGAAGTTTAA
- a CDS encoding GlsB/YeaQ/YmgE family stress response membrane protein, producing the protein MIQLIGAIIIGGIAGGIAKLLMPGKDPGGCVITVILGIVGAVVATYLGRMLGLYRPGESAGFIGAVVGAVIVLAVYRMIVGRRKML; encoded by the coding sequence ATGATTCAACTAATAGGAGCAATAATTATAGGCGGAATTGCGGGTGGCATCGCAAAGCTTCTGATGCCGGGAAAAGATCCGGGTGGATGCGTAATTACGGTAATTCTTGGCATTGTGGGAGCCGTTGTTGCAACATACCTTGGCAGAATGCTGGGCCTCTATCGCCCCGGGGAGTCGGCAGGGTTCATCGGGGCAGTAGTCGGCGCCGTAATAGTACTTGCAGTCTACAGAATGATCGTAGGCCGGAGGAAGATGTTATAG
- a CDS encoding ribbon-helix-helix protein, CopG family, translating into MGKMAAKGHRISFYIPEDMSKRVTNAANEKHQTLSDFARDAIQKAIEAAEEAKLDQQLIEGYKANYQYYKNEAKAWENIERELP; encoded by the coding sequence ATGGGGAAAATGGCGGCAAAGGGGCATAGGATCAGTTTCTATATTCCTGAAGACATGTCAAAGCGGGTTACGAATGCAGCTAATGAGAAGCATCAGACCCTGAGTGACTTTGCCAGGGATGCGATTCAAAAAGCAATTGAAGCCGCTGAAGAAGCAAAGCTGGATCAGCAGCTCATAGAAGGATATAAGGCTAATTATCAATATTATAAAAATGAGGCAAAGGCCTGGGAGAATATTGAGCGTGAATTACCTTAG
- a CDS encoding type II toxin-antitoxin system PemK/MazF family toxin translates to MNYLSISRGDVVDINLEPTLGSEIGKVRPGVVVQNNRGNQFSPITIIAAITGAEHIRAPLPVMVFIPAGQGGLMKDSYVDCGQIRSVDKESRIVKKRGTLDEAAMAEIDRALKISLALK, encoded by the coding sequence GTGAATTACCTTAGTATCTCAAGGGGCGATGTAGTCGATATCAATCTGGAGCCAACGCTTGGTTCTGAAATAGGAAAAGTACGTCCGGGCGTTGTAGTGCAGAATAATCGTGGCAATCAGTTCAGCCCAATTACAATTATTGCAGCCATAACAGGTGCAGAACATATTCGTGCGCCTCTTCCGGTTATGGTATTTATACCTGCCGGTCAGGGAGGACTGATGAAAGACAGCTATGTTGACTGTGGTCAGATCAGATCTGTGGATAAAGAGTCCCGTATAGTCAAAAAAAGAGGAACTCTTGACGAGGCCGCAATGGCCGAAATCGACAGAGCCCTGAAAATATCGCTTGCGCTGAAATAA
- a CDS encoding glycosyltransferase family 2 protein yields MTENILPEEVKRYLSKYSLEGWKLECSTADDIHLAIVIPAIQEYNNIRKLLSSLAENDPKYFRHTLIVFVINNTARASEEVYLDNGLSLELLRNIISLRNPEDPVVDKVTHSGLKLAFVDASSKGLELPEKDGGVGLARKIGMDLTLSAFSYSTKKNAIACLDADCTVEKNYITSLYEAFSKNKLHAAYVNFRHTITSGTPDESTLAIICYEIFLRYYVLGLQAAGSPYGFHTIGSTMACSYESYIKIEGMNKRKAAEDFYFMEKLSKNTEIHKIDSTTVYPSGRGSWRVPFGTGQRVNRFISHSHDEYQLYSPESFYVLKDWLRVFNSSEVYDAGYYLDKAGEIHPSMRSFLEEQNFSRDWKKILANSKSGVQISRQKKLWFDGFRTLKLIHFLRDNGFPPDNMFDALDEVFSRMGIHFQAEREKGAIPPFEVQIQYLEKLREIA; encoded by the coding sequence ATGACTGAGAACATCTTACCCGAAGAAGTAAAACGCTATCTTTCAAAGTATTCACTTGAGGGGTGGAAACTTGAATGTTCAACTGCAGATGATATCCATCTTGCAATAGTTATTCCAGCAATACAGGAATATAATAATATCAGGAAGCTTCTTTCCTCTCTAGCCGAAAACGACCCGAAGTATTTCAGGCACACTCTTATAGTGTTTGTAATAAACAATACCGCTAGAGCTTCAGAAGAAGTTTACCTGGATAACGGGCTATCTCTTGAACTCTTAAGGAATATTATTTCTCTACGAAACCCAGAGGACCCTGTTGTGGACAAAGTCACCCATTCAGGGCTTAAGCTTGCGTTTGTTGACGCATCCTCAAAAGGGCTGGAGCTTCCGGAAAAGGATGGCGGTGTGGGGCTTGCAAGAAAAATAGGTATGGATCTTACTCTTTCCGCTTTCAGCTACAGCACTAAAAAAAACGCCATTGCCTGCCTGGATGCCGACTGCACGGTAGAGAAAAATTACATCACTTCTCTTTATGAGGCTTTCAGTAAAAATAAACTGCATGCGGCATACGTAAACTTCAGGCATACCATCACATCAGGTACACCAGATGAATCAACGCTTGCTATAATCTGCTACGAAATATTTTTAAGGTATTATGTCCTTGGACTTCAGGCTGCCGGTTCTCCATATGGCTTTCATACGATCGGTTCAACAATGGCCTGCAGTTATGAAAGCTACATAAAAATTGAAGGGATGAATAAGCGCAAGGCAGCAGAGGACTTCTATTTTATGGAAAAGCTTTCGAAGAATACGGAAATCCATAAAATAGATTCTACAACTGTTTATCCTTCAGGCAGGGGATCCTGGCGGGTACCGTTCGGAACGGGGCAGAGGGTGAACAGGTTTATCTCACATAGTCACGATGAATATCAGCTTTATTCACCTGAATCTTTTTATGTATTAAAAGACTGGCTGAGAGTATTTAATTCTTCTGAAGTTTATGATGCCGGGTATTATCTGGATAAAGCCGGAGAGATCCATCCTTCAATGCGAAGTTTTTTAGAAGAGCAGAATTTCTCGCGTGACTGGAAGAAGATCCTTGCGAATTCAAAAAGCGGCGTTCAGATCAGCCGTCAGAAGAAGCTCTGGTTCGACGGCTTCAGAACGCTCAAACTAATCCACTTTCTGAGGGATAACGGTTTTCCGCCGGATAATATGTTTGATGCTTTGGATGAGGTGTTCAGCCGCATGGGAATTCATTTTCAGGCTGAAAGGGAAAAAGGAGCAATTCCGCCCTTTGAAGTACAGATTCAGTATCTTGAAAAACTGAGAGAAATTGCCTGA
- the miaA gene encoding tRNA (adenosine(37)-N6)-dimethylallyltransferase MiaA, whose translation MLMNLITILGPTATGKTQLAARLAQKYNGEIISADSRQVYKGMDIGTGKDLQDYIVDGKKIPYHLIDIADPKEEFNLYRFLEFFYATFGEITSRGKIPFLAGGTALYLDAVLRSYNMKEALDNEEYLKELDALTLQELQMRLLTVNPMVHNTTDLLDKRRLIDALRIAENKLTVSSAPKAKIDPLVIGVYLERKVVKDRITRRLKTRLQEGMIDEVKSLVESGVSFEKLDFFGLEYRFIGQYLKGSLNYNDMYQKLNSAIHAFAKRQMTWFRKMEREGVKINWIEGPDFEKACLIIEQHIYRS comes from the coding sequence ATTCTAATGAACCTTATCACAATACTTGGGCCCACCGCCACAGGAAAGACGCAGCTTGCCGCAAGGCTTGCCCAGAAATATAACGGGGAGATAATCTCTGCCGATTCCAGACAGGTCTATAAAGGAATGGACATCGGGACGGGAAAGGACCTTCAGGATTATATTGTTGACGGAAAGAAAATACCTTATCACCTGATAGACATAGCAGATCCGAAGGAGGAATTCAACCTCTACCGCTTCCTGGAATTCTTTTATGCGACTTTTGGTGAGATTACTTCCAGAGGTAAAATCCCTTTTCTTGCCGGCGGCACGGCGCTTTACCTGGATGCCGTTCTCAGGTCCTATAATATGAAAGAAGCCCTTGATAATGAAGAGTACCTGAAGGAGCTTGATGCGCTTACTCTTCAGGAGCTTCAGATGAGGCTTCTTACGGTAAACCCTATGGTTCACAACACTACAGACCTGCTGGATAAAAGAAGGTTAATTGACGCTTTAAGAATTGCTGAAAATAAGCTGACAGTCAGTTCAGCGCCCAAAGCAAAAATTGATCCCCTTGTAATTGGAGTTTATCTGGAGCGGAAGGTAGTTAAGGACAGGATTACCCGGCGCCTTAAGACGAGGCTTCAGGAGGGGATGATAGATGAGGTTAAAAGCCTCGTTGAAAGCGGGGTAAGCTTTGAAAAGCTGGACTTCTTCGGCCTTGAGTACAGGTTTATAGGGCAGTACCTTAAAGGGAGCCTTAACTATAACGACATGTACCAGAAGCTTAACTCTGCCATACACGCATTCGCCAAACGTCAGATGACATGGTTCAGGAAAATGGAGCGTGAAGGCGTAAAGATCAACTGGATCGAGGGCCCCGACTTTGAGAAGGCCTGCCTCATTATTGAACAGCATATTTATAGATCATGA
- a CDS encoding DNA-3-methyladenine glycosylase 2 family protein gives MENDEIISGIRYLSRKDKCLAGIIKKAGPCTLKAHRNYYYSLLESIIGQQLSMKVAQVIIGRFMDYYKDTPRPELILETDDQVLRSLGLSNAKVKYVKDLSEKLLSGEVSLKNINKKSDEEIIEELTKVKGIGIWTAHMFLIFTLCRMNVLPTGDLGIKRAIMLNYNLGTMPDEEMIRQIAQENKWHPYSTLASWYLWKSLEF, from the coding sequence ATGGAGAATGACGAAATTATAAGCGGAATTCGTTACTTATCGCGTAAGGATAAATGCCTGGCCGGAATAATTAAAAAAGCAGGACCCTGTACGCTTAAGGCACACAGGAACTACTACTACTCACTTCTTGAGAGCATCATCGGGCAGCAGCTTTCAATGAAGGTGGCACAGGTTATAATAGGCCGCTTTATGGATTATTACAAGGATACACCGAGGCCTGAACTTATTCTGGAAACGGACGACCAGGTTTTGAGATCCCTCGGGCTTTCAAACGCTAAGGTGAAATATGTAAAGGACCTTTCAGAGAAGCTTTTAAGCGGAGAGGTCAGCCTTAAGAACATAAATAAAAAAAGCGACGAGGAGATAATTGAGGAGCTTACAAAGGTCAAGGGAATAGGCATCTGGACTGCCCACATGTTCCTCATCTTTACGCTCTGCCGCATGAATGTGCTTCCTACGGGGGACCTTGGCATTAAACGCGCAATTATGTTAAATTACAATCTGGGGACCATGCCCGATGAGGAAATGATCAGGCAGATAGCCCAGGAAAACAAGTGGCACCCCTACAGCACTCTTGCAAGCTGGTACCTGTGGAAAAGCCTGGAATTCTGA